Proteins co-encoded in one Acipenser ruthenus chromosome 3, fAciRut3.2 maternal haplotype, whole genome shotgun sequence genomic window:
- the LOC117394722 gene encoding AFG3-like protein 2, with protein sequence MAHRYLLLSRGCRSLFKSLLSPKNRAGSIMLLSEQANSQVAVDRCTLLANVVGTYRRLCSRPPKGFEKYFPNNKNGKKANESTGANLEAKEAKPANDQRSSGSSGGGGEAGGGGGSKRGGRKDESTWWARFQKGDIPWDDKEFRLYFMGCAAFWAAVTYYFFFWNSGREVTWKDFLNNYLSKGFVDRLEVVNKRYVRVIFTPGKLPVDGQYVWFNIGSVDTFERNLETAQLELGIEGENKLPVVYATESDGSFLLSMLPTVLIIGFLLYTLRRGPTGGGRSGRGMGGLFSVGETTAKVLRDEIDIKFKDVAGCEEAKLEIMEFVNFLKNPKQYQDLGAKIPKGAILTGPPGTGKTLLAKATAGEANVPFITVNGSEFLEMFVGVGPARVRDLFVMARKNAPCILFIDEIDAVGRKRGRGNFGGQSEQENTLNQLLVEMDGFNTVTNVVVLAGTNRPDILDPALMRPGRFDRQIYIGHPDIKGRASIFKVHLRPLKLEVGLDKESLARKMAALTPGFSGADIANLCNEAALIAARHLSDAINQKHFEQAIERVIGGLEKKTQVLQPTEKKTVAYHEAGHAVAGWFLEHADPLLKVSIIPRGKGLGYAQYLPKEQYLYTKEQLLDRMCMTLGGRVSEEIFFGQITTGAQDDLKKVTQSAYAQIVQFGMNEKVGQVSFDLPRQGEMVLEKPYSEATARLIDDEVRILINTAYKRTQKLLTEKKAEVEKVALRLLEKEVIDKNDMVELLGGRPFSEKSTYEEFVEGTGGLDEDTTLPEGLKDWNKDREKEKEESTDEQIARHITGGMPF encoded by the exons ATGGCGCACCGTTACCTTCTACTGTCAAGGGGCTGTAGGAGTCTATTTAAGAGCTTGTTGTCTCCCAAAAACAGAGCAGGTTCCATAATGCTG CTGTCTGAACAAGCAAACAGTCAAGTGGCAGTGGACAGATGTACTTTGCTGGCTAATGTGGTTGGTACATATAGAAGGCTCTGCTCACGGCCCCCCAAAG gatTTGAGAAGTATTTTCCTAACAACAAAAATGGCAAAAAAGCCAATGAGTCAACAGGAGCCAATCTTGAAGCTAAAg AGGCCAAGCCTGCAAATGACCAGCGCTCCTCTGGTAGCAGTGGGGGAGGTGGTGAAGCAGGAGGAGGCGGGGGAAGCAAGAGAGGAGGCAGGAAGGATGAATCTACATGGTGGGCCAGGTTCCAGAAA GGAGACATTCCTTGGGATGACAAGGAATTTCGTTTGTACTTCATGGGCTGTGCAGCGTTTTGGGCTGCAGTCACATACTATTTCTTCTTCTGGAACTCAGGGAGAGAAGTTACATGGAAGGACTTTTTGAATAATTATCTCTCCAAGGGATTC GTAGACCGATTGGAAGTGGTAAACAAGCGATATGTAAGAGTGATTTTTACACCTGGAAAGTTGCCTGTCGATGGG CAATATGTCTGGTTCAACATTGGCAGTGTGGACACTTTTGAACGGAATCTGGAAACTGCACAGCTGGAGCTGGGAATTGAGGGGGAGAATAAACTACCTGTAGTCTACGCTACTGAGAGCGATGG ctcCTTCCTGTTAAGCATGTTGCCTACAGTGCTGATCATTGGCTTCCTCCTGTACACTCTGCGGAGGGGTCCCACTGGGGGCGGGCGGTCCGGCCGGGGGATGGGAGGTCTTTTCAGCGTGGGGGAGACGACAGCCAAAGTCTTGAGGGATGAGATTGACATCAAGTTCAAGGACGTGGCCGGGTGTGAAGAGGCAAAGCTGGAGATCATGGAGTTTGTTAATTTCCTCAAGAACCCGAAACAGTACCAAGACCTGGGGGCGAAAATCCCTAAA GGTGCTATTCTGACTGGGCCTCCAGGCACTGGGAAGACCCTTTTGGCTAAAGCTACTGCAGGAGAGGCCAACGTCCCCTTCATCACAGTCAACGGCTCCGAGTTCCTGGAGATGTTTGTTGGAGTTGGTCCAGCTCGG GTGCGAGATTTATTTGTAATGGCCCGTAAGAATGCCCCCTGCATCCTCTTCATTGATGAAATTGATGCCGTGGGAAGGAAAAGAGGCAGAGGGAACTTCGGGGGACAGAGCGAACAGGAAAACACCCTGAACCAGCTGCTGGTGGAAATGGATG GATTTAACACCGTAACAAACGTAGTGGTCCTGGCTGGCACCAACAGACCTGACATTCTAGACCCTGCCCTAATGAGGCCTGGCCGATTTGACAGACAGATCTACATCG GGCACCCTGATATAAAAGGGAGAGCCTCTATTTTCAAAGTCCATCTACGGCCACTAAAACTGGAGGTCGGTCTTGACAAGGAGAGTTTAGCGAGGAAAATGGCTGCATTAACCCCAGGATTTTCAG GTGCAGACATTGCTAACTTGTGTAATGAAGCTGCGTTAATTGCTGCAAGACATCTCTCTGATGCCATCAACCAAAAGCACTTTGAGCAGGCTATTGAACGagtaataggag gtcTGGAAAAAAAGACTCAGGTCCTTCAGCCGACGGAGAAGAAAACGGTGGCCTACCACGAGGCCGGGCATGCGGTAGCAGGCTGGTTCTTGGAGCACGCTGATCCCTTATTAAAG GTTTCCATAATCCCTCGTGGGAAGGGGCTGGGCTATGCCCAGTATCTGCCAAAAGAACAGTACCTGTACACCAAAGAGCAGCTGCTTGACAGGATGTGCATGACTCTGGGAGGAAGGGTGTCGGAAGAGATCTTTTTTGGTCAAATTACTACCGGAGCCCAGGATGATTTGAAGAAGGTCACGCAGAGTGCATATGCTCAG ATTGTGCAGTTTGGGATGAATGAAAAGGTGGGTCAGGTGTCCTTTGATCTTCCTCGACAAGGAGAAATGGTATTGGAGAAACCCTACAGCGAGGCCACTGCCAGACTGATTGACGATGAAGTGCGCATCCTTATAAACACTGCCTATAAGCGCACGCAGAAGCTCTTGACAGAGAAAAAAGCTGAAGTTGAAAAG GTTGCACTAAGACTTTTGGAAAAAGAGGTGATTGATAAGAACGATATGGTTGAATTATTAGGAGGCAGGCCCTTCTCTGAGAAATCAACTTACGAAGAATTTGTGGAAGGTACGGGCGGCCTTGATGAGGATACAACACTTCCAGAGGGCCTTAAAGACTGGAACAAAGACcgtgaaaaagaaaaggaagagaGTACAGATGAGCAGATTGCAAGACACATCACCGGGGGAATGCCATTCTGA